Proteins encoded by one window of Cloeon dipterum chromosome 2, ieCloDipt1.1, whole genome shotgun sequence:
- the LOC135935706 gene encoding neuronal acetylcholine receptor subunit alpha-5-like produces the protein MLISLNLALLLLLHLANAKSANCSVDPNAVADRRLRDTLLCNYDANVIPLNPPEMNKIRAQISLSLKHVAMNEKKGTMTITAWASTNWFDGQLAWNMSEFGGLDSVIISSKLIWTPDLTIYNSDMTQVHLNHDPVSCFLVPEAHIFCAFNLNTPIYCQADLRLWPYDVQTCMLEIGSWAYNGEQLLVEKDVRRDEHTISDKIFFENKQWTVIEIKVENVNDTFPYVSWTFKIQRHAGLFEAAFVTPAFALASCTLLSFWVISLTHRLLLCFLSLVCNVAFLISIVGQIHEYGDEKPKIAVVYRDSIVFTLVALLFCVAMPWMENSESPQILVTIADAIRERGGRRSRLLLGVDFEQDDLEQNDSTECQQQSRPKCAVFAPLLDRMVFATLFVLYTLMLLSLLP, from the exons ATGTTAATATCCTTAAATCTAgctttgctgctgctcttgcACCTTGCCAACGCAAAGAGCGCGAACTGCAGCGTAGACCCAAACGCAGTAGCCGACCGCCGTCTGAGGGATACTCTCCTCTGCAATTACGATGCAAACGTCATCCCTCTCAACCCGCCAGAGATGAACAAAATCCGGGCGCAGATCAGTCTCTCCCTCAAGCACGTTGCAATG AATGAGAAAAAGGGAACAATGACGATAACCGCGTGGGCCTCAACT AATTGGTTCGACGGCCAACTCGCCTGGAACATGTCCGAATTTGGAGGACTGGATAGTGTGATCATTTCTAGCAAGTTAATCTGGACACCGGACCTGACCATCTATAA CTCTGATATGACGCAAGTGCATCTCAACCATGATCCTGTGAGCTGCTTCCTTGTACCAGAGGCTCACATCTTCTGCGCCTTTAACCTGAACACGCCCATCTACTGCCAAGCAGATCTGCGTCTCTGGCCCTACGACGTGCAGACCTGCATGCTGGAAATCGGCTCGTGGGCTTACAACGGGGAGCAACTACTCGTTGAAAAGGACGTGAGAAGAgat gagCACACAATCTCggataaaatcttttttgaaaacaagCAATGGACCGTTATAGAAATCAAAGTGGAGAACGTGAACGACACTTTCCCGTATGTCTCCTGGACCTTTAAAATCCAGCGTCACGCAGGTCTTTTCGAAGCTGCGTTTGTTACACCTGCTTTTG CCCTAGCAAGTTGCACGCTGCTTAGCTTCTGGGTAATATCACTAACCCACAGGCTGCTACTCTGTTTCCTGTCGCTGGTATGCAACGTCGCCTTCCTCATTAGCATTGTGGGCCAAATCCACGAGTACGGCGACGAGAAGCCCAAAATTG CTGTAGTGTACAGAGATTCAATTGTGTTCACGCTGGTCGCTCTGCTCTTCTGTGTTGCAATGCCGTGGATGGAGAATTCCGAGAGTCCCCAAATTCTTGTCACAATCGCGGACGCCATCAGGGAGAGAGGTGGGCGCCGCAGTCGTCTCTTGCTTGGCGTTGACTTTGAGCAAGATGACCTGGAGCAGAATGACTCGACG GAATGTCAGCAGCAGTCCCGACCCAAGTGTGCTGTGTTTGCGCCGCTGTTGGACCGGATGGTGTTCGCGACTCTGTTTGTGCTCTACACATTGATGCTCCTATCTCTGCTAccctga
- the LOC135936687 gene encoding beta-hexosaminidase subunit beta-like, giving the protein MRSTVFLLLALAALGATQEPQRGSVWPKPQSTVRFHNNGFVIVSINTFRFNVTRNKCDILSAALTRYYKYLSLEREAGYSERVNFRAGSNEVPLGEQPLSSNSSYRGRIDSLEVDLMARCEDTPYFGMDEHYELRVDSPDVPLGAKLVAHSIWGILRGLETFVQLAAPSADGTALHMSSCMISDYPRFPHRGLLVDTARHFMPIETLHKIIDGMEASKLNTFHWHIVDDQSFPYQSKLYPELSDKGAYNPLSHVYTQNDVKALIEYCRLRGIRVIPEFDTPGHTLSWGNSHPELLTKCYNSKSPLGPMDPTKKSTYRFIQNFFSEIAEVFPDRYFHVGGDEVSKDCWKSNPDINNWMRENNISGLYNKLESFYINKAVHLIYSLNMSTIVWQEVFDNGDTQLDNNTVVHIWKLGSFMEELRKTTSAGYMTLLSSCWYLDHLKSGGDWTEMYQCDPHNFDGTEEQKRLILGGEACMWSEFVDFTNVVPRVFPRASAVAERLWSDRSVKDIRDATQRLDEFRCRLLRRGVHAQPSRGPGYCPGEIF; this is encoded by the exons ATGAGGTCGACCGTGTTTCTGCTGCTCGCCCTTGCCGCCCTCGGGGCAACCCAAGAGCCCCAGAGGGGCTCCGTGTGGCCCAAGCCTCAGAGCACGGTTCGCTTCCACAACAATGGATTCGTCATTGTCTCCATCAACACGTTCAGGTTCAAC GTGACACGCAACAAGTGCGATATCCTGAGTGCCGCACTGACCAGGTACTACAAGTACCTGTCGCTGGAGCGCGAGGCAGGCTATAGTGAGCGCGTCAACTTCCGCGCGGGCAGCAATGAGGTACCCCTCGGCGAGCAACCGCTCTCCTCCAACTCCAGCTACCGTGGCCGCATCGACTCTCTTGAGGTTGATCTGATGGCCCGCTGCGAGGACACCCCGTACTTTGGCATGGATGAGCACT ACGAGCTGAGGGTTGACAGCCCCGACGTACCGCTCGGCGCCAAGCTGGTAGCTCATTCAATTTGGGGAATTTTGAGGGGACTCGAGACCTTTGTCCAGCTGGCTGCACCCTCCGCTGATGGCACAGCG CTTCACATGAGCAGCTGCATGATCTCGGATTATCCGCGCTTTCCTCATCGCGGTCTGTTGGTCGACACGGCCCGCCACTTTATGCCGATTGAAACCCTACACAAAATCATCGATGGTATGGAGGCGAGTAAACTTAACACCTTCCACTGGCACATCGTCGACGACCAGTCCTTCCCTTATCAGAGCAAGCTATACCCGGAGCTAAG cgACAAGGGAGCGTATAACCCACTTTCACACGTCTACACGCAGAACGATGTCAAGGCGTTAATTGAATACTGCAGACTCAGAGGCATCAGGGTCATCCCTGAATTCGACACGCCag GTCACACGCTATCTTGGGGCAACTCACATCCCGAGTTGCTGACCAAATGCTACAACAGCAAAAGTCCGCTTGGACCAATGgatccgaccaaaaagtccacgTACAGATTCATTCAGAACTTCTTCTCAGAAATTGCTGAGGTATTCCCTGACCGGTACTTCCACGTTGGCGGCGACGAAGTCTCTAAGGACTGCtg GAAAAGCAACCCTGATATCAACAATTGGATGAGGGAGAACAACATCAGCGGCTTGTACAACAAACTAGAGAGCTTCTACATCAACAAAGCTGTTCATCTCATCTACTCGCTCAACATGAGCACTATCGTTTGGCAGGAGGTGTTCGACAACGGCGACACCCAGTTGGACAATAACACGGTCGTACATATTTGGAAACTTGGCAGCTTTATGGAGGAATTGCGGAAG ACGACATCAGCTGGATACATGACCCTCCTATCGTCTTGCTGGTACCTGGACCATCTGAAGAGTGGTGGTGACTGGACCGAGATGTACCAGTGCGACCCGCATAATTTTGATGGCACCGAGGAGCAGAAAAGATTGATTCTTGGCGGCGAGGCATGCATGTGGTCTGAGTTCGTCGACTTCACGAACGTAGTGCCGAGGGTATTTCCGCGGGCCAGTGCAGTGGCTGAGAGACTGTGGAGCGACCGCTCGGTCAAGGATATTCGGGACGCCACCCAGCGGCTCGACGAGTTCAGGTGCCGCCTCCTCAG